From the genome of Medicago truncatula cultivar Jemalong A17 chromosome 2, MtrunA17r5.0-ANR, whole genome shotgun sequence:
CGACTCTTGAATCCAAGTCATGGTCGGACCCCAAAAAATGTAACATTCTTTTGAAGGGTATACTTcctaattattatattttatttttgtatctaTGAATATACAATATGGTAAggatttcataaataatattttttttttaaagattcataaataatatatttattaagaaaatttaattttaaaattttgaaatataaattgacacaatttttaatacataatttttatctttgatatacGAACATATGCTTTAAGGGTACATGTTAGATTATCTTAATATAATTAGTAAGTAAATTCAAAATGACTGTAAAAATAATGGTCGAAACATCTTCAGTGATTTGGGTTCTATTTTGAGTAGTGGACGGTTCATCACTCAATCAATCAATGTGTTTGGCATTTATTAACATGAATATTATGTAATACATTGTCCGTTTcgataaataaatatgatatttgtgttttctttatatCCATACGTGTATCCTTTATACAAATAATATACGAATTTTGAGGTATACGTAGATGTTTAATGATATCCATAgataactttaaaaaatattgacttttgtaaaattaattgaCATTTATAATACCTAAAATTACTTCATCTTACAACAaaatgatcaataataatatcaatacaTTTCAACCtcaatttaacaataaaaattttgaaacaaaacaaaatccatcACATCAATTTCATTTATCCTTTTACCACATAACAATAGTTTTGAATTAAGCAAAAACTCATATACTCATGAGTCATGACCAAGAGTTGAGATTGAACATGACCAAAATTTAACATGAGGGAATCTATTTTCGAAGAAGACTTTCTCACATTATAAATACATGAGAGAACTTTTAGATACACACACTCTTTTATGACGAAATGTGATATTCAACATGACCAAAATTTAACATGAGGGAATCCATTTTCAATAAAGGTGAAGGGATCCTGTCATGTTTAAAAAACACAAGGGGTCATGTCTCTGATTCCCACTATCTAATTATCCATCTACTTTCAAACACACATACTCTCATGACCAAAGGTTGAGAATCAACATGACCAAAGTTGAACATAGAAAACCATGAAGCACGGATACATCAAAATAGCTACCGTATCGTATCTGATACGTCCTGATACTCCGTCGATACGTATCGATGGAGtatccaatttatttatttatctttgaaaaataaaataattctgaTACGTCGTCGACACGCAGCGATACGCTGCCGATACGCCTCAGATGCCACTCACACAACTAGTTCATTTAGTTTTCCAATAAAAACTTTCTCCTCCTTAATTACCCCTCTTTGTTTTAGTTACTTCTTCTCTCTCCTTTAATAGatacaatatatttttctatgatTTCATTACTCATTACATATacgtttttcttttctttaatataGTTGATACATTTAACCAGTTGTCCATTCAATTGTACGTTCAactcttgttcaaaaaaaaatttgtacgATCACCTATGATTGTAGTTTCCATTTTATATTTACTATAAATGTTTAagatttgtgttattttttcttcttctaggtTTTACagcaaatattttttctataaatgcACATTCAATTTCTGTCATATTCAAAGcggtctttttattttaattttcttaaattacaataataatatataattttttttatatgcgtATCTCAAACGTATCGAatcctatattttttaatgaatgacGTATCGCCGTATTGGATACGCGTCGTATCCAATACTCGTATcgtgtccgtgcttcattgATAGGAAATTATTTTGATAGAAGGGGAAAAGATCATctcatattgaaaaaaaaaaaaaaaaaacttgagggAGGTCATGTTTTTAATCACCACCAATAAGAAAGGCATGAATGCAACTCATTCCactaacaaataataataataattaatattttttatttaatatatatttttttaaatgcaattttgttaaccctaatatatatataaagtaaccCTTTCAGCTTCTTTGGactgactttttctcttttcaaaaatgtccccaattttcaatacaaataacacatgtaacagatagataagaataaatttaaatattaaaataaaattgtaacaaacacaaatgtccaaatttttctttatcatttaaaaagtgtaacaaactagatgagatactaactttttcattatctcaattatacccttaagcaacaactttttctataataaagattgttgttggtgtcattaaaaaaaagaatttagattatatttttcgttatattgttggtttcattgaaatatataatcatgGTTAATTTGAtctgttataatttgaaagaaaaaacatttatatttttactttttttacaagatttttatttttacttttaatcaaaattaaaatttcataaaaaaacagcgttaataattttcaaacgttagcgcaatatATAAAGAATTTTGGTCTCCCCGTTTTAAAAACTAGTTTTTGtcttccacttttttttttctttctgaatttTGCTCACTTTTTAGTCACTTTTTATGACATGACCTATTCATTAATGATATGGAAGTGTTTATTAGATCACATGGAATAtctattttaacaaaatatgtttaataAATATTGTCACGTCTTATATAAATATGACACATCATTTAAAATGACCCAAAAATAGAAGGAGagatcaaaattttgaaaaaagctAATTTGAGAAACCAAACAAcggatttttaaaataagggtactaaaacttcaatttatcaaaaactaaaagaccaaaaatatatttaagctaAAATAACGATTActattttaaatatttctttagaactatattttcaacataattGCAGTTTTGCCCTCAAATATAGCGATTATGCAATTTTCACCCACTTCCCCACTAAACAAAACTATTTTTAGAGATAGATGTAGTATCACAATCCGTCGCAAAAGCCCATTAATAAAACAAGACGATGAAGAAATTTCAATGATGTTGACTCATGTGGACACCAAAATGCCAACCAATAAAATGGAGCTGTAAGACATCCCTCCTTCCCGAtgctaaaaaacaaaacaaaaggcTGTATAAATGTGTCTTCAACTTGATTCAAGTTTCTAGCACATATAGTATTTTTAATGTCTTGCAAATAAGTGTATTAAGAGTATTAGTTGAAGAATCTTTTAATAAAAACCttctcttaaaaatataaagatttatttttgtttaagtaATGGTTacaccattttttattattttttttttatttttaaatttaaccgATGTCTCAAGTATACTCATTTACTACattcttaatatatttatttttatgtagtAGGTAGTACAATTTAATATAGACACTTCATTCATTTAACATTAACCGCGTCATATATGgagcatttaattttattttctctcaacAAAATACTTAATATTAAATGAAGTGAAATAATAGTTGAATATCTATATGTCTCTTGACCAATGCATATGAAAAATATGCCTATATTaaatttatcaacaaaatacattatcttttttattaaatccttcAATTATTATCTCCgcgagcttagctcagttggtagagatatcacattttatatgcaaaggccggagttcgaatcccggacactccacttctccacaattaaattgtgtgagttctagtcactaggctatttgacaaaaaaaaaaaaaaaatcctaagagggaaaagattaatttttctttcatacaaaaaacaagagaaatgaTCAATTCTTTTAATTCTCTCCAATTAACTAAAGATATTTTTCGTGAAAATACATTAGTATATCTTATAATTTAAAAACcaatcttataaaaagggataaatttttattttgcaaaaataatcttttaattcttttcattTAAACAAAGATATATTTCGGTATAAGAGacccatttttattttacaaaaatgtgTCACATATATAGTAAGAGAGATAACGAGAGAGagataataagaaaatacaaatgACAATATTTTCTCATCTAACTCAACCTTAAAGTTGCTCCAATCAAAGAACCTAACTATAGTGTGGTGGGGTGTTTCTCACTCACTATACTATGTCGTGTCCTAGATGCAAAACAACATGCCACACACACATTTCTAAACTAATCAAATCAAACAGAGATGCTACCACCAGATTCAATCACCCCATCACGATAATTCTCTTCTTGAAAATTATGACAAAGAGGGCCAACAGGTGTTCTACAAATTGGGCAATCAAAGTGAGAATAAAGCCACATATCTATACAAAGAGCATGAAAACAATGTTTACACTTTGGTAGCTTCCTAACATCTTCCCCTTCTTCATAAACCGATAAGCAAACATAGCATTCATAATCATAACCCTTATGTTCTTGTTCTTTTGCTACCACTTCCTTCTTGTACTTGAAGCTTGAAAGCAAGTTCCTTTGTTGGTTTTCAAAGCTTctttcaaatccttcaataaccATAAGATTTGGCCTTGTGGGTTGTGATTGATTATGCCTCCTATTGCAACgtttgataatgatgatgttaTATATTGCTAGGACTATGGCTGCAATTCCCATCACCACTAGACCATAATATAACATGGGTATgctattgtttttgtttgataaagaaggtggtggaggaggagaTGGGATTGTGAAAGGGCTTAGAACATCAACCATTTTGTTGAGAAATTGGgagaagaaatttaatttggaGAAACAAGTTGAAGAATATTTAGTATATAGAACTAGACATGAGTGTAAGATCCTATCAAGTTGAAGAATATTTAGTATATATAGAACTAGAGATGATAGTAAAATCTTATCTAAAGTCGATTGAATGAAAGAATTATTagacattataattttttttttttttttgtgaaaataataCATTATAATATTGATAAGTATTTATTATAAAAGACATGGTGGTTATGTCATGATTGGGgaagataataaaatattaatatttttatttgatatgtAATGAAATAAGAATAAAGGACAAAATGGTGTACAACAAGGACCCAAAGTTGAGTGAAAGTGATAATATTTGTAGAGTaggcaatgatatttgtatgatTATTTggtgacattttttatttttattggagAGAGAGCGCCcttaatgtgagtatgaaaaaaagggtgtttaaaaattgtcataaaataattgtataaatatcatatctCTTATAGATaagtagggttgggaataggtcaggtCGGCCTACAGGGGTCTATGGTCTGGCCTgacctgtttattaaaaaggctaggcttaggctttttaaaaagcctatttaagtaaataggtcagACTTATGCTATCAAAAAAGCTtatgaagcctaataggccggcctgtttatgcatgttaggcttcatagtggactttttaaataggctttaaagctttatagtgaaataggtttttaaggccttatagtagtgatagacaagtcttacACTGAAATAGGTTTTGGGGCCTATTAagctatttaaaagtagataaaatggaatgtttagtgactttaatagtaagtaggcctgtaaataggctttcaggccaggccagacttttaaataggtcaggccaggccaaaaaaataggtctatgaaaggccataggccaaGCTCAagcctgcaaattttttcgtaggcTCAGGCCTAACAAAGTctggcctgacctattcccaaccctataGATAAGCCTTTTGttcaattgttaattttttgtaataatCACAATAAGCAGGATAAATCTAAAGCTCAAGTGGTAGTTGCAACAAATTTTTTAGAACAGAAAGCAAGACAAATACACCAAAATAGTTTCCGGTCATGCCGAAGGTTCAAAATAGGTGCAAATGCAGATTAAACGATACAAACAAAGAAAGTCTTGGCATTAATGCTCAAATGGTTGATCACATTCTTGATATGAAGTTAGGAGGCAAAACTGTTTTTTCATGAATTTTTTCCATCAGATCAAGAAAAAATTGATAAGAATCAAGCATCTAAATATGAACTCAATTGACAACTTTTTTGTGAAGAGTTCGCATAAGAAAGTAGTAGCAGATTCACTTTCTTTGGGGATCATGTCAAACAAGCTTTGGTTTATAATGCTTTTGATGGTTCCATAGTGGTGACAAATTCTAACGTGTCAAACTTTAATGcaaatattattgatgatatgtAAGTTGATTTACAAAGTGTATCTATTGTGCCCCGATAAGCAATGGATTTCAGAGTGAATCCTCGACTAACGTGTCTCAGAATAAAGAGATTATTGACTTGgataaaaacacaaatcaacaattttaactttttaactgATTGTTTCTCTTGTTTTTAGCCGGTTCTATCTATTTTCGTCTTTCTTTTTTGACTTATGATTTTCTTGAGGGTTGTGGTTTTATTCCCCTGTCTCTCTTTGTGCTTTTTTCCctctttatattaatatattatcaGAATGATGCAACAGGCGACCCCTTTGCACGTATTTTTAtcgacaaaaaaaaagtcaaaaataattGTCAGAAGTTTTGGTAAATCCTCCATGATTAAAAACGAAAATGAATCATGTCcgtattttaaggaaataagTTTATAGTATTTCATTACTTAAAGTGTGTTCAATACAATATGGTATTTCAACCAACATTCTGATGAACACGTCAACGGTCAACAATCTGATGGACTCTGACCATAACTATACTACAATATGAGTTATACTAAAACAGATCATGTCAAGAAGATTTAGAGAAGTCTTCATGTCAAATGGAAACCCAAGAGAACTGTGATTTAAGAAGCAAAAGACTTGAACAAACTTGGTTTGGAGACTCTGATGATCCCTCTGAAGAGTCGGGATATGGAGCTATTAAGGGATGATCCATCCAAGAAAACTAAGTCTATTGCTCTCAAGTCAATGGGAAAATCTCTCAGCTCTTCAAGATGTACAGTCTGAAGAAGACACTTCAGAGGAAGATCTCGCAGAATGGTCTGATGAAGAT
Proteins encoded in this window:
- the LOC25486475 gene encoding RING-H2 finger protein ATL1, translated to MVDVLSPFTIPSPPPPPSLSNKNNSIPMLYYGLVVMGIAAIVLAIYNIIIIKRCNRRHNQSQPTRPNLMVIEGFERSFENQQRNLLSSFKYKKEVVAKEQEHKGYDYECYVCLSVYEEGEDVRKLPKCKHCFHALCIDMWLYSHFDCPICRTPVGPLCHNFQEENYRDGVIESGGSISV